A genomic window from Chlamydiota bacterium includes:
- a CDS encoding CDC48 family AAA ATPase, whose amino-acid sequence MSSIVKKEQVHSTNSLTFRVVEALVRDVGRGIARLDPADMEKLGCDVGDIICIEGKHKTVAKLAPTYEEYRGKHCIQMDGITRENAGVSLDEKVLIHATTAEFARTLWLKTTLSPSKQGALSASDPYVGRLLEGLPVIKGDRVRTTLFGSRTRDFEVVNTAPDGPLLVTSSTQIKIEGEAAKGEEKARPGVSYEDIGGLTKEIQRIREMVELPLKHPEVFERLGIDPPKGVLLYGPPGTGKTLIARAVAHESEANFYTVNGPEIVHKFYGESEAHLRSIFEEARNNAPAIVFIDEIDSVAPKRANVQGEVEKRIVATLLSLLDGLKSRGELIVIGATNMPDLLDPALRRPGRFDREITIGIPDRNGRLKILEIHTRGMPLAEDVSLERIADITHGYVGADLEALAREAAMSCLRQVLEKRGMSIEDLPFEVIESMEVTQEHFMQALNEVEPSAIREVSLETPNVRWSDIGGLEAVKKVLIEGAEWPLHYAKVFEKANLKPNKGVLLAGAPGTGKTLLAKALATESEVNFISIKGPELVSKYVGETEKGIREIFKKARSAAPCVLFFDEMDSIAPRRGSGDGDAGVMGRTISQFLTELDGMEELRGVIILGATNRVDLIDPALIRPGRFDHIIMLGPPDLKAREGIFQIHLKGTPVEKRVDKEELARESEGANGADIAAICRQAVTLAIREFIEEYQDKSNGLAEKFIVKKEHFQEAIRIAAKAKK is encoded by the coding sequence GAAAAGTTGGGCTGCGATGTTGGCGATATCATCTGTATTGAAGGAAAGCATAAGACGGTAGCGAAGCTGGCGCCGACTTACGAGGAGTATCGGGGAAAGCATTGTATTCAAATGGATGGAATCACCCGTGAAAATGCGGGGGTCAGTTTAGATGAAAAGGTTTTAATTCACGCTACAACCGCAGAATTTGCGAGAACCTTATGGCTCAAAACAACACTCAGTCCCTCAAAGCAGGGTGCGCTAAGCGCATCCGATCCTTATGTAGGTCGTCTTCTGGAGGGGCTGCCTGTCATTAAGGGAGACCGGGTTCGCACGACTCTTTTCGGATCCAGGACTCGAGATTTTGAAGTGGTTAATACCGCTCCTGACGGTCCTCTTCTCGTCACATCTTCAACGCAAATTAAAATTGAAGGAGAGGCTGCCAAGGGTGAAGAAAAGGCTCGTCCCGGAGTTTCTTACGAGGACATTGGCGGTTTGACTAAGGAGATTCAGCGCATTCGAGAGATGGTAGAACTGCCTCTCAAGCATCCTGAGGTGTTTGAGCGATTGGGAATTGATCCCCCGAAGGGGGTTCTTCTTTATGGACCTCCCGGTACAGGAAAGACATTGATTGCCCGGGCGGTGGCTCACGAATCGGAGGCCAATTTCTATACTGTCAACGGTCCAGAGATTGTGCACAAATTTTATGGAGAGAGTGAGGCTCATTTAAGAAGTATATTTGAGGAAGCTAGAAACAATGCTCCAGCGATTGTCTTCATTGATGAAATTGATTCGGTGGCCCCCAAGAGGGCGAATGTCCAGGGGGAAGTAGAGAAGAGGATTGTCGCCACGCTTTTGTCTCTTTTGGATGGTTTGAAATCACGGGGCGAGCTGATTGTGATTGGGGCCACCAATATGCCGGATCTTTTGGATCCTGCACTCAGGCGCCCCGGCCGGTTTGATCGCGAGATTACGATTGGAATTCCGGATCGCAATGGGCGGCTCAAAATACTTGAAATTCATACCCGTGGAATGCCCCTGGCAGAAGATGTGAGTTTGGAGAGGATAGCGGATATCACCCATGGCTATGTGGGGGCTGATTTGGAGGCATTGGCCAGGGAGGCGGCGATGAGTTGCCTGAGACAGGTTTTGGAAAAAAGAGGAATGAGCATCGAGGACCTTCCCTTTGAGGTGATCGAGTCTATGGAGGTGACGCAAGAGCACTTTATGCAGGCATTGAATGAGGTGGAGCCCTCCGCAATTCGTGAGGTCTCACTAGAGACTCCCAATGTACGTTGGTCGGATATTGGAGGGCTTGAAGCTGTGAAAAAGGTGCTTATCGAGGGAGCAGAGTGGCCCCTTCATTATGCGAAGGTTTTCGAGAAGGCCAATCTTAAACCAAATAAAGGGGTTCTCTTGGCCGGCGCTCCGGGAACAGGGAAAACTTTACTCGCAAAGGCGTTGGCAACGGAGTCTGAGGTCAATTTTATTTCGATTAAAGGTCCAGAATTGGTTTCGAAGTATGTGGGGGAGACAGAGAAAGGCATTCGAGAGATTTTTAAAAAGGCAAGGTCTGCGGCCCCCTGTGTTCTCTTTTTTGATGAGATGGACTCCATTGCCCCCAGGAGGGGATCGGGCGATGGGGATGCCGGGGTCATGGGTCGGACCATTAGTCAGTTTTTAACAGAGTTAGATGGGATGGAGGAGCTTCGGGGCGTGATTATCTTGGGTGCGACCAATCGAGTGGATTTGATTGACCCGGCCCTGATCCGGCCGGGCAGATTTGATCATATCATTATGCTGGGTCCTCCGGATCTTAAAGCGCGAGAGGGGATATTTCAGATTCATTTGAAGGGAACCCCCGTGGAAAAAAGGGTGGACAAGGAAGAGCTTGCTCGAGAAAGCGAAGGGGCCAATGGGGCCGATATTGCAGCCATTTGCCGGCAGGCGGTGACCTTGGCGATTCGGGAATTCATTGAAGAGTATCAAGATAAGTCCAATGGATTGGCGGAGAAATTTATAGTGAAGAAAGAACATTTCCAAGAGGCGATTCGAATCGCTGCGAAGGCTAAAAAGTGA
- a CDS encoding GvpL/GvpF family gas vesicle protein codes for MKHVGKYIYGIISSNGAENFGPIGIGGEEDEVMTIGSGGLAAVVSNASMDHYILSKENLTAHMKVIEKVMELYNILPMRFCTMAETSDEIISFLERNSKELMDLLRDMEGKVEMDIKIRWKDMKKIYEEISEENRKIRDLKSGKPPQTRRDLIHAGELVAAALEKKKVAEGESYLVPFKKLAKGFKAMESGADELVLHEAFLIGKDWLKEFDKSAETLADEFRDRVEVKSVGPMAPFSFVTLQLHWNE; via the coding sequence ATGAAGCATGTAGGAAAATATATTTATGGTATTATTTCCAGCAATGGGGCTGAGAATTTTGGCCCTATTGGGATTGGAGGCGAGGAGGATGAGGTGATGACCATTGGTTCTGGGGGCCTGGCGGCCGTTGTGAGCAATGCCTCCATGGATCATTACATTCTCTCAAAGGAAAATCTGACGGCTCATATGAAGGTGATCGAGAAGGTGATGGAATTGTACAATATTCTTCCGATGCGTTTCTGTACAATGGCTGAGACCTCCGATGAAATTATTTCTTTTTTAGAAAGAAATTCAAAGGAGTTGATGGACCTTTTGAGAGATATGGAAGGGAAGGTCGAGATGGATATTAAAATTCGGTGGAAAGACATGAAGAAAATTTATGAAGAAATTTCCGAGGAGAATCGGAAGATTCGAGACTTGAAATCAGGTAAGCCGCCTCAAACCCGCAGGGACCTCATTCACGCGGGAGAACTTGTAGCTGCTGCGTTGGAGAAAAAAAAGGTAGCGGAGGGAGAAAGCTATCTCGTGCCGTTTAAAAAATTAGCAAAGGGTTTTAAGGCGATGGAATCTGGGGCTGATGAGCTTGTCCTTCATGAAGCCTTTTTAATTGGTAAGGATTGGCTCAAGGAATTCGATAAATCAGCCGAAACATTGGCTGATGAATTTCGGGACAGGGTGGAAGTGAAATCTGTGGGACCCATGGCCCCATTTAGTTTTGTAACCCTGCAATTACATTGGAATGAATAG
- a CDS encoding gas vesicle protein, translating to MPFTHATKGDSLADVVERILDKGLVINADIVILLCDVELLSIKIRAALASFETAAKWGLAFPSDMRVAHPVPEQKM from the coding sequence ATGCCATTCACTCACGCGACAAAGGGAGACTCATTGGCCGATGTGGTGGAACGCATCCTGGATAAGGGGCTTGTGATCAACGCGGATATTGTGATTTTACTTTGCGATGTGGAACTTCTTTCCATTAAGATTCGGGCCGCCTTGGCCTCGTTTGAAACAGCGGCAAAATGGGGTTTGGCCTTTCCCTCGGATATGAGGGTGGCGCATCCGGTTCCAGAACAAAAAATGTAG
- a CDS encoding GvpL/GvpF family gas vesicle protein, producing the protein MEKMGFWVYCVIENKGPLTIVPPPVVLPEAGLTKLDRPKVPTTGGGIEAQGIHGTSPIEVVAHGDFAAVVSEEPLKKYHLTRDFLMAHQLVNEKVMQIQPVLPVKFCTLAETKDQIVRQVLKRQEKVKEFQETFAKIQGKSELGLRARWKNLDEVFSKLSQENEKVIAAKEKVMKMALQERHTALIDVGHVVKEALEEKNIKTAETLIHELAPWAVQHKKQNVLGDVNIMNVAFLVEDEKQASFDEVVNDLEVRYGSQIQFKYVGPIPPFNFVEIVIQLEEEGGKPKSKAELIERS; encoded by the coding sequence ATGGAAAAGATGGGATTTTGGGTGTATTGCGTGATTGAAAATAAGGGACCTCTGACGATTGTCCCACCACCTGTTGTTCTGCCGGAGGCAGGTCTAACGAAGTTGGACAGGCCCAAAGTGCCAACAACAGGTGGTGGGATTGAAGCTCAGGGGATTCACGGCACGAGTCCGATCGAAGTCGTGGCCCACGGGGATTTTGCGGCTGTGGTCTCAGAAGAGCCCCTGAAGAAATATCACCTGACGCGGGATTTTTTAATGGCTCATCAGTTGGTCAATGAAAAGGTAATGCAGATTCAGCCGGTGCTCCCCGTGAAATTTTGCACCCTCGCCGAGACGAAGGATCAGATTGTCCGGCAGGTTTTAAAGCGGCAGGAGAAGGTGAAGGAATTTCAGGAGACTTTTGCAAAGATTCAGGGCAAAAGTGAGCTGGGCCTCCGGGCAAGATGGAAAAATCTGGATGAGGTTTTCTCTAAATTAAGTCAGGAAAACGAAAAGGTGATAGCTGCTAAAGAGAAGGTTATGAAAATGGCTTTACAGGAAAGGCACACCGCTCTGATTGATGTGGGGCATGTGGTGAAAGAGGCCTTGGAGGAGAAGAACATTAAAACGGCCGAAACGCTGATCCACGAACTTGCCCCTTGGGCTGTTCAACACAAAAAACAAAATGTTTTGGGGGATGTAAACATTATGAATGTGGCCTTTCTTGTAGAGGATGAAAAACAGGCCTCTTTTGATGAGGTCGTGAACGACCTAGAAGTCAGGTACGGTTCCCAGATTCAGTTTAAGTATGTGGGGCCTATTCCGCCCTTTAACTTTGTTGAGATTGTGATTCAATTGGAGGAAGAAGGCGGCAAACCTAAATCAAAGGCAGAGCTTATAGAAAGGTCTTAA
- a CDS encoding gas vesicle protein GvpG, translated as MFLFDDLVIWLGKKIKDMAENELYGSREKVMERLLLLQAKLDMGEIGEEEYNLKEKEILGVLDEIDKRSQEPVEEEGEESNDEEL; from the coding sequence ATGTTTCTCTTCGATGACTTGGTGATTTGGCTGGGAAAGAAGATTAAGGATATGGCTGAGAATGAGTTATACGGCAGCAGGGAGAAAGTGATGGAACGTCTTCTCTTGCTCCAAGCGAAATTGGATATGGGTGAAATAGGGGAGGAAGAATATAATTTAAAGGAAAAGGAGATTTTGGGGGTTCTGGATGAGATAGACAAAAGGAGTCAGGAACCCGTCGAAGAAGAGGGGGAAGAGTCAAATGATGAAGAATTATAA
- a CDS encoding GvpL/GvpF family gas vesicle protein yields the protein MRSYLYGIIESNAVKNFGAIGFETADLGRGKVEALPSRNIAAVIGPAPQEDFGLLSKERLVKTLLTHQETLEMIMKSQFILPCKFGTVLRDREEVRELLLQNERRLEEWISKMKDRVEMDVVATWDSREVLKGMAEGDPEIESRIKAIHALSPEREKDEKIALGMNLAAKLKEYANQWADEILFALKKVSQESAPHDVMNDDMVLNASFLLKHDQEDQFSKAVEDLDQRFEGKFNFRCIGPLPPYSFSMILVKEFEEREIRRAKEVLGLEGDQNLETVKHAYKEKSREFHPDIHPELDNQEFQKIHEAYELLLDYCQGGRQSWKVDLFQTNGKG from the coding sequence ATGCGTTCTTATCTTTACGGGATTATTGAATCGAACGCGGTGAAGAATTTTGGCGCCATCGGTTTTGAAACAGCGGATCTGGGAAGGGGAAAGGTTGAAGCTCTACCCAGTCGAAATATTGCTGCCGTGATTGGACCTGCACCCCAGGAAGATTTCGGACTTTTGAGCAAAGAAAGATTGGTCAAAACCTTATTAACGCATCAGGAAACGCTGGAGATGATTATGAAGAGCCAATTTATTCTCCCGTGCAAATTTGGGACTGTCCTAAGGGATAGAGAAGAAGTACGTGAGCTCCTTTTACAAAACGAGCGGCGTCTTGAGGAGTGGATTTCGAAGATGAAGGATCGTGTCGAGATGGATGTCGTGGCCACTTGGGACTCCAGGGAGGTTCTCAAAGGAATGGCTGAGGGCGATCCAGAAATTGAAAGTCGGATAAAAGCGATTCATGCACTTTCGCCTGAGAGAGAAAAGGATGAAAAGATCGCTTTGGGGATGAACCTAGCGGCAAAATTAAAGGAATATGCGAATCAATGGGCTGACGAGATCCTGTTTGCCTTAAAGAAAGTGAGTCAAGAGAGCGCCCCACATGATGTGATGAATGATGACATGGTTTTGAACGCCTCTTTTTTGCTGAAGCATGATCAAGAAGATCAATTTTCCAAAGCCGTCGAGGATTTGGATCAGAGATTTGAGGGGAAATTTAATTTTCGTTGTATTGGACCTTTACCGCCTTATAGTTTTTCTATGATTCTGGTCAAGGAATTTGAGGAGCGAGAGATCCGCCGGGCAAAGGAGGTGTTAGGTTTGGAAGGCGATCAAAATTTGGAAACGGTGAAACACGCCTATAAAGAGAAATCACGGGAATTTCATCCGGACATTCACCCCGAGTTGGACAATCAGGAATTCCAAAAAATTCATGAGGCGTATGAACTGCTGCTAGACTATTGTCAGGGAGGTCGTCAGTCCTGGAAGGTGGATTTGTTTCAGACCAATGGAAAGGGTTAG